One window of Microcoleus vaginatus PCC 9802 genomic DNA carries:
- a CDS encoding HAMP domain-containing protein: protein MSRKSLGIHLMNRLSYPQKFTLIGFLFAIPLTLVMYLLISEINSRVDFAQKEIYGNEYLRPLRQLRQYIPKLQLLNYQPLNTNLSPPDTIADLEAKIDANFQSLVYTDRQLRKELVSSEYFNKIYHKWQNFKLRRSHWSRETYDFVCQTLTEDINRLSAHVGDISNLILDPDLDTYYLMDATLLKIPEMQKILSEIRLISQKNSLLSYAKPETRAKLITLAGKLRELNHDLAINMEVGFSNNRHGNLRSKLSDKLTKFNSVVDLLTAQLDKLINPTALVEYYAYLDGSDRVLDSSFELWDETSKELDFLLHKRIETFITKKIFISVLVLITLLIVIYLFVAFYRSVMQTVFVLDEASKKMASGNVDHKIILDNRDELGQVVAAFNKIADALVAANQEITVLNDRLKAENLRMSAELDVTRKIQQMLLPKDRELKEVTGLDIAGFMEAADEVGGDYYDVLQHKGRVKIGIGDVTGHGLESGVVMIMVQTAVRTLLAYNESDPVKFLSAINSVIYDNIQRMKCDRNASLALLDYQQGMLKLSGQHEEMIVVRSNGCVERFDTIDLGFPIGLDADIAEFVAETIVQLYSGDVVVLYTDGITEAKNMDKLLYGLERLIKVIEINSQRSAAEIRQAVINDVRSHIGEQKVFDDITLLVLKQK from the coding sequence ATGAGTAGAAAATCCCTGGGAATCCATTTAATGAATCGGTTGAGCTATCCTCAAAAATTTACCCTAATCGGTTTTCTATTTGCAATACCGTTAACCTTAGTCATGTACCTGCTGATTTCCGAAATTAATAGCAGGGTTGATTTTGCCCAAAAAGAAATTTACGGTAATGAATACCTGCGCCCGCTCCGCCAGTTGAGGCAATACATACCTAAACTTCAACTGTTAAATTATCAGCCTTTAAATACCAATTTAAGCCCGCCAGATACGATAGCAGATTTAGAAGCTAAGATTGACGCGAACTTTCAATCCCTGGTATATACAGATCGTCAGTTACGAAAAGAATTAGTTTCTAGCGAGTATTTTAATAAAATCTATCACAAGTGGCAAAATTTTAAACTTCGTCGCAGCCATTGGAGTAGAGAAACTTACGATTTTGTATGTCAAACTTTAACAGAAGATATTAATAGATTGAGCGCTCACGTCGGCGATATTTCCAATCTCATATTAGACCCTGATTTAGATACCTATTATTTAATGGATGCAACTTTGCTGAAGATTCCAGAAATGCAAAAAATTTTATCAGAAATTAGACTAATTTCTCAAAAAAACAGCTTGCTTTCCTATGCCAAACCTGAAACAAGAGCAAAACTGATTACTTTGGCTGGCAAATTGAGAGAACTTAATCATGATTTAGCAATCAATATGGAGGTAGGATTTAGCAATAATCGTCACGGGAATCTGCGATCGAAATTAAGCGATAAATTGACAAAATTTAACTCGGTAGTAGATCTGCTAACCGCGCAACTAGATAAACTGATTAATCCCACAGCCTTAGTGGAATATTATGCCTATCTTGATGGAAGCGATAGAGTTCTGGATTCGAGTTTTGAACTATGGGACGAAACTTCTAAGGAATTAGACTTCTTACTGCACAAACGTATTGAGACTTTTATTACAAAAAAAATTTTTATTTCGGTTTTGGTGTTAATAACTTTACTAATAGTTATTTATTTATTTGTAGCTTTTTACAGAAGCGTTATGCAAACTGTATTTGTCCTAGACGAAGCCTCAAAAAAGATGGCAAGTGGCAATGTAGATCACAAAATTATTTTGGATAACAGAGATGAACTGGGGCAAGTGGTGGCTGCGTTTAACAAAATTGCCGATGCCTTAGTTGCTGCTAATCAAGAAATTACTGTTCTCAACGATCGCTTAAAAGCTGAAAATCTCCGAATGAGCGCAGAACTAGACGTTACTCGCAAGATTCAGCAGATGCTGCTGCCGAAAGACCGAGAACTCAAGGAAGTTACGGGCTTAGATATTGCGGGATTTATGGAAGCTGCCGATGAAGTAGGCGGCGACTATTACGACGTACTCCAGCACAAAGGTAGAGTGAAAATTGGCATTGGCGACGTGACGGGACATGGATTGGAGAGCGGCGTTGTAATGATTATGGTTCAAACGGCCGTCCGAACTTTGCTCGCTTACAATGAATCAGACCCGGTTAAATTTTTAAGCGCTATTAACAGTGTAATTTACGATAACATCCAGCGGATGAAATGCGACAGAAACGCTAGCCTTGCCTTGCTCGACTATCAGCAGGGAATGCTGAAGTTGAGCGGCCAGCACGAAGAAATGATTGTAGTGCGGTCTAACGGTTGTGTAGAGCGGTTTGATACGATCGATTTGGGTTTCCCGATCGGACTGGATGCAGATATTGCTGAATTTGTTGCTGAAACAATTGTGCAGTTGTATTCAGGAGATGTGGTAGTGCTTTACACTGACGGGATTACGGAAGCTAAAAATATGGATAAACTGCTTTATGGTTTAGAGCGGTTAATTAAGGTAATAGAGATTAATTCGCAGCGTTCGGCTGCCGAAATCAGGCAGGCTGTAATTAACGACGTGCGATCGCACATCGGCGAACAAAAAGTTTTTGATGACATCACATTGCTGGTACTCAAACAAAAATAA
- a CDS encoding PAS domain S-box protein, giving the protein MSLEGINSIFRVRLLPYGVATLSVALALGLTRSLLPWIYPTTTPLFFIAVIVSTWYGSLGAGLLATILSTLAINYFFIEPFYSLQIANVETIVRLGMFSIVAGLIASLNLSWRTAIKNAKAALQNLQEAMELEQQVQGEAAQAATTEAKEQLETVLSSINDGFYILDRDWRYTYANDRYCEMVGMPRSAILGQNVWELFPAAVDTDAYVQFHRAMREQTSLQFDYLYSPWNGWHDHRIYPSSSGLTVLLADITDRKQAELILIEQKRLLESLAFGQPLDDCLAAVCVSVSRLNPSTRACFLLADDRRLTFNASITPDFPPSFGEGLKDAPINDLCMGTCGEAVYCGQPVTCADIANDDGWSQAWRNLCVAHGILGCHSQPVIGQDNVALGSLMLCFSEARRPTDWEYKLAEFGTQVASIAFERDRSFQALRESEEQLRLACEGGNFGLWYLDIETDALSFTDRAKAMFGLPVNTAMSLQVFLEAVHPDDRPFVHTVISELKANQAHTEIEYRTLWADGTVRWILAKGDCAYNAEGILISTRGVLIDISDRKQAEEALRQSEEQSRNILESIDDGFFSLDENWRFTYMNRSAEILLDRTSGDLMGKNLWEEFPGLEGSEFERVHRRVANERVALSVTAFYRDHDRWYDVRTYPAANGITIYFRNVTDRKLGEEVLQQREAELRLVTNAVPALISFVDSDQRYRFHNRAYEEWFGLQAKEIYGKHLPEVLGETGYQAVLPYVEQVLAGEEVTFESQIPYKNGVTRYVNATYVPRFNSQGKVEGFVALVNDITDRKQAEATLRESEARFRLMADAAPVLIWMSDTDKLCYYFNLPWLNFTGRTIEQERGNGWAQGVHPHDLDRCLGTYVTAFDARQPFKMEYRLKRFDGIYRWVMDEAVPRYGLEGEFLGYIGSCVDIEDHKQAEEALRQSESRLRLIFESAKDYAIFTLDLNGIIASWNSGAERLLGYTETEAIGCSIRMIFTPEDNEQGQAECERQTALLQGRAEDERWHVRKDGNRFWASGLMMPLLNEADCPQGFVKIMQDKTAQRQASERLQLLYETTRDLLKTQQPLALMHTLFRKLSVQLDLHCYYNFMVEEKDNRLMLHLRNYDGLSEERAQAIAWIELGEYLCGLVAQTQQQLVLNQAQISTHPNAKAISEMGITAYAGQPLIAQGRLLGTLSFASRTRTHFTPAEIELLRSTCDQIAIALERASLNDSLQQQAEQLRQVNRIKDEFLAVLSHELRSPLNPILGWSKLLQTGKLDAAKTAQALATIERNARLQSELIEDLLDVSKILQGKLSLNMRPVDLALTVESAIETVNLASVAKSIDIRTVLDPQVGQILGDSGRLQQIVWNLVSNAVKFTSAGGRVEVNLTRVGNQAQITVADTGIGIAREFLPYVFDYFRQKDGATTRKFGGLGLGLAIVRHLVELHGGTVVADSPGEGLGATFTVRLPLSGKVKGQENSLAGLSERSTADEPLSGMRILVVDDEPDMRDLISFLLEDAGAEVVTVAVPQEALTALTNFQPDVLLSDIGMPGMDGYMLLRQVRSLPPERGGLIPAIALTAYAGEFNQQQALQAGFHRHLAKPIEPDQLIKTIAALLSKNTHDPASYKN; this is encoded by the coding sequence GTGAGTTTAGAGGGAATCAACAGCATTTTCAGAGTTAGACTACTTCCCTATGGTGTGGCGACCCTCTCCGTGGCACTGGCACTGGGGCTAACGCGATCGCTTTTACCGTGGATATACCCAACCACGACGCCCCTGTTTTTCATCGCGGTGATAGTAAGTACCTGGTATGGCAGTTTAGGGGCTGGGTTGCTGGCAACAATTTTATCCACGCTGGCAATCAACTATTTTTTTATTGAGCCGTTCTATTCGTTACAGATAGCTAATGTAGAGACAATAGTTCGGTTGGGTATGTTTTCGATCGTGGCAGGATTGATCGCTTCACTCAATCTATCGTGGCGCACTGCTATAAAAAACGCGAAAGCAGCCTTGCAAAATTTACAGGAGGCAATGGAACTAGAACAACAGGTGCAGGGCGAAGCAGCACAAGCTGCGACGACTGAGGCAAAAGAACAGCTAGAAACGGTACTTTCTAGCATCAACGATGGGTTTTACATCCTCGATCGCGATTGGCGCTACACCTATGCCAACGATCGCTACTGTGAAATGGTTGGAATGCCGCGGTCAGCGATTCTGGGTCAGAACGTTTGGGAGCTATTTCCCGCTGCCGTTGATACCGATGCTTACGTGCAGTTTCATCGGGCAATGCGCGAACAAACGTCGCTTCAGTTTGATTATCTCTACTCTCCTTGGAATGGTTGGCACGACCATCGAATTTACCCTTCCTCCAGTGGACTGACCGTTTTGCTTGCTGACATCACCGATCGCAAACAGGCGGAACTCATCCTAATCGAGCAGAAACGACTGCTGGAGTCGCTCGCATTCGGACAGCCACTAGACGACTGTCTGGCAGCCGTGTGTGTCTCAGTATCCAGGCTAAATCCGAGTACCCGCGCCTGCTTCCTGCTAGCCGACGATCGGCGACTGACGTTTAACGCTTCCATTACTCCAGACTTTCCACCGTCTTTTGGTGAAGGACTCAAGGATGCTCCGATTAACGATTTGTGCATGGGAACCTGCGGCGAAGCAGTGTATTGCGGTCAGCCCGTGACCTGCGCCGACATTGCCAACGACGATGGCTGGTCGCAAGCATGGCGAAATTTATGCGTGGCTCATGGCATTCTAGGGTGTCATTCTCAGCCCGTGATCGGGCAGGACAATGTAGCTCTGGGGTCGCTGATGCTTTGCTTTAGCGAGGCGCGGAGGCCGACGGATTGGGAATATAAACTCGCCGAGTTCGGCACCCAAGTTGCCAGCATCGCCTTCGAGCGAGATCGATCGTTCCAGGCGTTGCGCGAGAGCGAAGAACAGCTCCGATTGGCTTGCGAAGGCGGCAATTTTGGTTTGTGGTATTTGGATATAGAAACAGACGCGCTGAGTTTTACGGATAGAGCCAAAGCGATGTTTGGTTTACCCGTCAATACAGCAATGTCGCTGCAGGTGTTTTTAGAAGCCGTGCATCCCGACGATCGCCCATTCGTTCACACCGTCATCAGTGAGCTAAAAGCGAATCAAGCGCATACTGAAATAGAATATCGGACGCTTTGGGCAGATGGCACCGTTCGTTGGATTTTGGCAAAGGGCGATTGCGCCTACAACGCTGAGGGCATCCTAATTTCGACGCGGGGCGTATTGATCGACATCAGCGATCGCAAACAAGCCGAAGAAGCGTTGCGTCAAAGCGAAGAGCAGAGTCGGAACATTCTTGAGAGCATTGATGATGGATTCTTCTCCCTTGATGAGAATTGGCGTTTCACTTACATGAATCGGTCAGCAGAAATTCTGCTAGACCGCACTTCGGGCGATCTGATGGGGAAGAATTTGTGGGAAGAATTCCCAGGACTCGAGGGCAGCGAGTTTGAGCGGGTTCATCGGCGCGTGGCAAACGAGCGCGTGGCCTTATCAGTCACGGCGTTTTATCGCGATCACGATCGGTGGTATGACGTTCGCACCTACCCTGCCGCGAACGGGATTACCATTTATTTCCGAAATGTTACCGATCGAAAACTTGGCGAGGAGGTATTGCAACAACGAGAAGCAGAACTTCGTTTAGTCACCAATGCCGTGCCTGCCTTGATCTCCTTTGTAGACTCAGACCAACGCTACCGCTTCCACAATCGAGCATATGAAGAATGGTTTGGACTTCAGGCAAAAGAAATCTACGGCAAGCATCTCCCAGAGGTTTTAGGCGAAACGGGGTATCAAGCGGTTCTTCCTTATGTTGAGCAAGTCTTGGCAGGAGAGGAAGTGACCTTTGAAAGTCAAATTCCCTACAAAAATGGTGTAACCCGTTATGTCAATGCAACCTATGTTCCCCGCTTCAATAGCCAGGGAAAAGTTGAAGGGTTTGTAGCACTGGTCAACGATATCACCGATCGCAAACAAGCCGAAGCCACACTACGGGAAAGTGAGGCAAGGTTCCGGCTGATGGCAGATGCTGCCCCTGTGCTGATTTGGATGTCGGACACCGATAAACTCTGTTATTACTTCAACCTCCCGTGGCTAAACTTTACGGGGCGGACGATCGAGCAAGAAAGGGGCAATGGTTGGGCACAAGGAGTCCACCCCCACGACCTCGATCGATGTTTAGGCACTTATGTGACTGCCTTTGATGCCCGTCAACCGTTCAAGATGGAATATCGCTTGAAACGCTTTGATGGCATATACCGTTGGGTTATGGATGAAGCTGTTCCTCGCTACGGATTGGAAGGTGAGTTCTTGGGCTACATAGGCTCTTGTGTTGATATTGAAGACCACAAGCAAGCTGAGGAAGCCCTGCGCCAGAGTGAATCTCGCCTCCGTCTGATCTTTGAAAGCGCCAAAGATTATGCCATCTTTACCCTCGACCTTAACGGCATCATTGCCAGTTGGAACTCAGGGGCAGAAAGGTTGTTGGGCTATACCGAGACAGAAGCAATTGGTTGCTCGATTCGGATGATCTTCACGCCCGAAGATAACGAACAAGGACAAGCCGAGTGCGAGAGGCAAACGGCTCTACTGCAAGGACGGGCCGAAGACGAACGCTGGCACGTCCGCAAAGATGGGAATCGCTTTTGGGCCAGTGGATTGATGATGCCCCTGCTTAATGAAGCCGATTGTCCGCAGGGATTTGTCAAAATCATGCAGGACAAGACCGCACAACGGCAAGCAAGTGAGCGACTGCAATTGCTTTATGAAACTACCCGCGATCTGTTGAAGACACAACAGCCTCTGGCTTTGATGCACACGCTATTCCGCAAACTTTCAGTGCAACTCGATCTGCACTGTTACTACAACTTCATGGTGGAAGAAAAAGACAACCGCCTGATGCTGCATTTGAGAAACTACGATGGCCTCTCTGAAGAAAGGGCGCAGGCGATCGCATGGATCGAATTAGGTGAATATCTCTGTGGACTGGTTGCCCAAACGCAGCAGCAACTTGTCTTGAATCAAGCCCAAATTTCCACTCATCCAAATGCTAAAGCCATCTCTGAAATGGGCATCACGGCTTACGCGGGTCAACCGTTAATCGCTCAAGGGCGGTTATTAGGAACGCTCTCATTTGCCAGTCGGACTCGGACGCACTTTACACCTGCAGAAATCGAGCTGCTGCGATCGACCTGTGACCAAATTGCGATCGCTCTGGAACGGGCAAGCCTGAACGATTCACTCCAGCAGCAAGCGGAACAGCTAAGACAGGTAAATCGCATCAAGGATGAGTTTTTAGCGGTACTATCCCATGAATTGCGATCGCCCCTCAATCCCATTTTGGGCTGGTCAAAGCTGCTGCAAACTGGCAAGCTGGATGCGGCGAAAACGGCACAGGCGTTAGCGACGATCGAACGCAACGCCAGGCTGCAAAGTGAACTGATTGAAGATTTGCTCGATGTCTCGAAAATTCTTCAAGGCAAGCTCAGTCTTAATATGCGTCCAGTCGATTTAGCTTTAACGGTGGAATCGGCGATCGAAACCGTCAATTTGGCTTCAGTTGCCAAATCCATTGATATTCGGACTGTGTTAGATCCTCAGGTGGGACAGATTTTGGGGGATTCGGGCCGTTTGCAGCAGATTGTTTGGAATCTTGTTTCCAATGCGGTCAAATTCACCTCAGCCGGAGGGCGCGTTGAGGTGAATTTGACTCGTGTTGGTAATCAGGCTCAAATTACGGTGGCGGATACAGGGATTGGCATCGCACGGGAGTTTTTACCCTATGTGTTTGACTACTTCCGGCAAAAAGATGGCGCTACAACCCGCAAGTTTGGTGGCTTGGGATTGGGGCTGGCGATCGTGCGCCATCTAGTCGAACTGCACGGCGGCACCGTTGTCGCAGATAGCCCGGGTGAAGGGCTAGGAGCTACCTTTACCGTAAGACTGCCCCTATCAGGGAAGGTAAAGGGACAAGAAAACTCTCTTGCAGGACTTTCCGAACGATCGACTGCGGATGAACCGTTATCCGGGATGCGGATACTTGTGGTAGATGATGAGCCGGATATGCGAGACTTGATTTCCTTTTTGCTAGAAGATGCAGGTGCAGAGGTAGTGACGGTGGCTGTCCCTCAAGAAGCCCTCACAGCGTTGACTAATTTCCAGCCAGATGTCCTGTTGAGTGACATTGGAATGCCGGGGATGGATGGCTATATGCTGTTGCGCCAAGTGCGATCCCTGCCGCCAGAACGGGGTGGGCTGATTCCCGCGATCGCCCTGACTGCCTATGCGGGCGAGTTTAATCAACAGCAAGCTTTGCAAGCTGGATTTCACCGACATCTGGCAAAGCCGATCGAACCGGATCAATTAATTAAGACGATCGCCGCTCTTCTTAGCAAGAACACTCATGACCCAGCAAGCTATAAAAATTGA
- a CDS encoding PAS domain-containing protein, whose amino-acid sequence MLEEQPSREQLLLEIERLRQQVEDLKEEKADLEILLETTAQHSDTVENELRYRAFEAVREGEIKLAQFLEAIPIGVLVLDSQGRPYYVNNAGEQLLGQGVLPLNAVEDLSESYQVYIAGTETIYPFENLPIVRALRGENATAEDLEIHHPHKKVPLEIWGTPIFDEGGKVAFAIAVFQDVTERKEAEADRHLFIKKLFDLNQNLEKSLDAESELTDAYGRFVPHQFLNLLGYESIIDVNLGDQVQQEMSVLFSDIRDFTTLSETMTPQQNFKFINAYLSRMEPAITSNNGFIDKYIGDAIMALFSDFADDAVKAGIAMLNILKNYNEYRQGVGYVPIQIGIGINSGSLMLGTVGGKSRMDSTVISDAVNLASRIEGLTKDYGVPLLISQQTLERLRNPNDYAIRIVDKVQVKGKSQYVVVYEVFDADSPEILSAKLANLPVYNEAMLLCDRKDFREAGKLFEECLRTNPSDQVARIYLKRCRDWRSLLKGI is encoded by the coding sequence ATGCTGGAAGAACAACCATCTAGAGAACAGCTACTTTTAGAGATAGAAAGATTGCGCCAGCAAGTGGAAGACTTGAAGGAGGAAAAAGCGGATCTGGAAATCTTGCTGGAAACTACTGCTCAACATTCCGATACGGTTGAAAATGAGTTGCGATATCGCGCATTTGAGGCGGTGCGCGAAGGCGAAATCAAGCTGGCTCAATTTCTTGAAGCGATTCCCATAGGTGTGCTCGTGCTGGATTCTCAAGGCAGACCTTACTACGTAAATAACGCCGGAGAGCAGTTACTCGGTCAAGGAGTTTTGCCCTTAAATGCAGTTGAGGATTTGTCAGAAAGTTATCAAGTTTATATTGCGGGAACTGAGACTATTTACCCTTTCGAGAATTTGCCGATCGTCCGAGCTTTGAGGGGCGAAAACGCGACGGCTGAGGATCTGGAAATTCATCACCCCCACAAGAAAGTTCCCCTTGAGATTTGGGGAACGCCAATTTTTGACGAGGGTGGCAAAGTTGCTTTTGCGATCGCAGTTTTTCAAGATGTCACGGAACGCAAAGAAGCTGAAGCAGATCGCCATTTATTTATTAAGAAACTATTTGATCTTAATCAAAATTTAGAAAAATCCCTGGATGCCGAATCAGAGTTAACTGATGCCTACGGTAGATTTGTGCCTCACCAATTTCTAAATTTGTTGGGATATGAAAGTATTATAGATGTCAATTTAGGCGACCAAGTGCAGCAGGAAATGTCGGTGCTCTTTTCGGATATTCGCGATTTCACGACGCTTTCAGAAACTATGACTCCCCAACAAAATTTTAAATTTATTAATGCTTATCTTTCGCGGATGGAGCCTGCCATTACTAGCAATAACGGGTTTATTGACAAATACATCGGCGATGCAATTATGGCTTTGTTTAGTGACTTTGCAGATGATGCAGTGAAAGCGGGTATTGCAATGCTAAATATCCTGAAAAATTACAACGAATACCGTCAAGGCGTCGGCTACGTCCCGATTCAAATTGGAATTGGCATCAATTCGGGTTCTTTGATGCTGGGGACAGTCGGGGGTAAAAGCCGAATGGACAGCACTGTGATTAGCGATGCTGTTAATCTAGCATCTCGCATTGAAGGATTGACCAAAGATTACGGCGTACCTCTGTTAATTTCTCAGCAGACTTTGGAACGGTTGCGAAATCCGAACGATTATGCTATTAGGATTGTGGATAAAGTACAGGTAAAAGGAAAATCTCAATATGTCGTAGTATATGAGGTATTTGATGCAGATTCGCCGGAAATTCTGTCGGCCAAGCTAGCAAATTTGCCTGTATATAATGAAGCTATGTTATTGTGCGATCGCAAGGATTTCCGAGAAGCGGGGAAATTGTTTGAAGAATGTTTGCGGACAAATCCGAGCGATCAGGTAGCTCGCATTTACCTGAAACGCTGTCGGGATTGGCGATCGCTCCTCAAAGGAATTTAA
- a CDS encoding ATP-binding protein, translated as MTQIFGDFIEQPASQEYLIMGFSPSSVPLKQRWRNNGLSADFLADYLTTFFPRNEDDPSTIERQAEIKGAVSYIANELLENAMKFNDETSEYPIDIKLQLESDGVIFSVANSISPQAVDKFQAYIQQLLSSEPSELYLQRLEKNAADESCTNSGLGLLTMLTDYTAKLGWKFQTVHQDPEVIAVTTMVQLTV; from the coding sequence ATGACCCAGATTTTCGGCGATTTCATCGAGCAGCCCGCTAGCCAAGAATACTTAATAATGGGATTTTCTCCGAGTTCGGTTCCTCTCAAGCAGCGGTGGCGGAACAACGGTTTGTCGGCGGATTTTCTCGCTGACTACCTGACGACTTTTTTTCCGCGCAACGAAGACGATCCCTCGACAATTGAAAGACAAGCTGAAATAAAAGGCGCTGTTAGCTACATTGCCAACGAGTTATTAGAAAATGCCATGAAGTTTAATGATGAAACCTCGGAGTACCCGATCGATATTAAACTGCAATTAGAGAGCGACGGTGTGATTTTCTCAGTTGCTAACAGCATCTCTCCGCAAGCTGTGGACAAGTTTCAGGCTTATATTCAGCAGTTGCTGTCCTCGGAGCCAAGCGAACTTTACCTTCAGCGGCTGGAAAAAAATGCTGCTGACGAAAGCTGTACCAATTCTGGATTGGGTTTGTTGACCATGCTCACCGATTATACTGCTAAACTTGGCTGGAAATTCCAGACCGTGCACCAAGACCCGGAAGTAATTGCGGTGACAACTATGGTGCAATTAACAGTATAA